GGTGGAACCAATGGAAAATGCCAATTCTTTAAATATGTTGGAACGTGCTCCAGACAAGGTTAGTGGTGCATGGGTCTTTAAGGGCACTCGTGTTCCAGTTGCTGCCCTGTTTGAGAATCTCAAAGATGGGGCTTCTATTGATCAGTTTTTGGAATGGTTTCCAGGGGTTAAGCGTGAGCAAATAGAGACGCTATTGGAATAATCCTCAAACTTTAGAAATGCCACCGTTGATTCCAAAAAATTGCAGATTCCAAAATTAGAGCAAGCCCGTTGGAGACCCCTGATGAACTATTTAGCGACAGACTACAAGTATATTCAGCTTGATGAAAACCAAGTTCCGGTAATTGAAGGCAGCACCATGAAGGTGGTGGAGCTTATTACCTCGCATCTTACCTATGGCTGGAGTCCAGAAGAACTCCACTTTCAGTATTCTCACATCAGTCTGGGCAAAATTTACTCAGCCCTTGCTTACTATTGGGATCATAAAGCGGCGCTCGAAAGCGATATGAAACAGCGTCTCGAAAAAGTAAAAGCCCTACAGCAGGAAGCTCCTCCGTCTCGCATTGTCCAAAAACTAAAGGAGCGGGGTGTGATCTCTTGAGCGTAGCTCTCTACATGGATGAAAACGTACCTCGGCAAATTGCCGTGGGCTTACGACTCCGCGATATTGATGTCCTCACCGTGCAAGAAGATGGAAGGGCCGGAATAGCGGACCCAGAGGTACTGGCCCGCGCCACCGAATTACAAAGAGTCTTATTTTCTAGAGATGACGATCTATTAGCACTGGCCCATCATCGTCAAAAAGTGGGTATCGACTTCTCCGGGGTAGTGTACGCCCATCCTCAAAGTATTAACATCGGTGATTGCGTGAAGGACTTAGAGGTGATTGCCAAAGCCAGCACTTTAGAAGACACGCTGAACCAAGTTCAATATTTACCGCTTTAGTTCCTCTCCTAGTTTTATACATGCCGACTCCGTCTTTGAAACGCTTATCGCTACAAGATGCCCCCTCACTGATTGAGCGGGTATTTCCAGCGCAGAAGATTTCGGCGGAGGCGCAGAAGGAGCGTAAGGCGGGGGCAGGGCAAACGTTGACGGCACTGGGATCTTATTGGAAAGGTCGCAAGCCGTTGATTATGGTGCGGGCGATTGTGCTGGGATGCTTGCTGCCGGTGACGGATGATTTAGAAGCGGATCTGCGCATCTTTGAGAAGCTGATGGGCATTGATGATGCGGCTTTTGGCTGGCGAGAGCCGAAGCTAAGGGTGATTGATATTGCCCAACGGATAGCGTTGGAGAACCCTTGGGACTTTTTTGACTACACCAACAAGTTTTACGATGCGGAAGAGATCGAGGCGCTGCAGTTTCCGTTGGATGTGGAGCAGTACCCGAAGCTAAAGGTGCGATGGAAGCGGGGTTCAGACCTGCGGGACAAGTATCCTTTTTTTATGCAGGCGTTAGAAGGATTGTCTTTTGAGGAGAAGGTGGGCCTGTGTCGGCGACCGGAAGAGATTGATCCAGAGGTTCTTTATGGGCCGATTTGGCAGGATGTGAATAAGCACCTGGAACCGTTTGGCATTGAGGCACATTCCCATGAGTCGTTGGTGGAGCAGTTGGGGGTTTTGCGCTATGGGCATCGGCCCAAGGTGGGAGATACGTTTTGTGGGGGTGGGTCGATACCGTTTGAGGCGGCGCGGTTGGGGTGTGATGTGTATGCGTCGGATTTGAATCCGGTGGCCTGTATGTTGACCTGGGGAGCGTTGAATATTATTGGGGCGAGTCCAGAAAAGCGGAAAGAGATTGAGAAAGCTCAAAAAGAAGTAGCGGAAGCAGTAGATCGAGAGATTACCGAGCTGGGGATTGAGCATAATGAGCGGGGGGATCGGGCGAAAGCGTTTTTGTCAGCAATTGTAAATTCAATATTTCATGAGGTATCGGCTGCTATTCGAGGCTCTGGATCATCCAACATAAACTGGAGCAAATGCTCCCAACTCTCAAAGAGCAAGTATTTGGTCAAAGTCTGAATATCGTGAAAAAAGCCTTGTCGGGTTCCCCGTTGCTTTCGCATGCGTTGATAAGTGGAGTCCACCAAGTGCAAGACGGTATGAAATAAGAATGCCAACAGGTTGAGTACCAATAGCACAGCAGCAAGGTTCTTCTGACCATGACCAAAATTATGTTCTAAGTGATAGCCCTTGGTTTTGAGGACATTGTGTCCTTCATTCTCCGCTTTCCATCGGGCACGTCCAGCACTGACAATCTCGGCCACACTTTGGTCATTGATGAAATGGTGAGTAATGAACGCGTTGTGATACATAGTCTTTCCATCAGCAGCACGAGTAACAGAGACTTCGCACCAGTTGACCATCACTGCTGGTAGCTCCTCACGCAGGGGGATGCGATTGTAATAGCGATACTGACAAATTTCATGATAGCGACCGTTCCAGCCCCGAGTCTCTAGATGCTCAACATCTCCAATACCTTCTAAATACTCTACCCATTCATATAGCTCTGGATGGGAGGAGGGCAAACAGACAAAAATGAAGTTCAACTCATCCTCTAAACAAGTCTCCACCATCGGTTGACGGCTATAGAGGTCATCGCCAAGAACCGTAATCTTGGCTCCGTCAAACCCTTGAGCATGCCCCTTGATCCACCGTTTGGCCGCAGCGGTTTCACTATCCTGTTTCTCCGCACCATCTTGAGGACGAATGAACTCTGGGGCCAGAGAAATGACATGTTCAATTTCCGGACAAACGAGGACGGGCAACACGGCGGTGTGCGTATAGGTGACACTCCCATCCCGATGGGTTTTGGTAGAACACTGATCGCAACAAATCCGGTTTGAGGAAAAATACTCGCTGCCGTCTAGCCCTACCAACAGGTGTCCACCTAGAACCTTATATTGCTCTAGATAACCTCGTCGTAGGAGAACGCTATAAATTTGATAAAAAATGGGAAACAGAAGACGAAATGCGATCAAGTCCAAAACATTCTTGATTTGGTTGCTCGTGGGGAGTTCTGTTAACTCAAAGAGGGCTTGGGCGTTGTCACGACCATGACGACTATGAACATGGCGTTGGTACTCCAGAAACGAAGGACATTGCATAAAGAAGACAGCAAATGCGCCTAATACAATATCTTTGAGACTAAATTTGGTGCCATTACTGGGTTGACGTGGATCATCGAGGTGCTCAATGAGCTGATGTAGCCAGTGCAGTAAGAGAGGGAAATTTAGAACACCTTCATTCATCGTCTGGGGCTCTGCAAGTGTATGAATACATCCTCAACGACTACAACCTAGCTTGCCAAAATTTTGAATTTACAATTGCTGGTGATAAAGACATCTCGGGGACGACCTGGATCATGCATTTCCACATACAACACAGGCATCGGAATGCGGTACAGCCCTCCCTTCTGCTTGGAATAGTGAGCCCGATAGACCTGACTTGCCTTTGAAAGACCCACATCATCAGAGGTGTACACCACACCAGAGTGCAACACGGCTTTGCGCTCATTCAGCCAATCAAAATAGGCTTGTTCTCTAGGAGTTTGAATATAGGGATCAAATTCCTTGATTCGCTGGGCTTTCAGATCTAGCTCTGAAGGCTGTTCACCGAGATCAACCGATGTCAATTGAATTGGGACAGGTTCTACCATCGGGCTCACCAGCTTTCACTCAGAAACTCATCCCAATTCTCTATCACAGAAACCTGCTGTGATTCTGCAGCAACGTCATGATCGGAAAAGGGTTGTTGATCTGGGGGATCCTGGACCACTCGCTTCCCATCCTGAGAATCCATAACATTTCCCTTGATTTCAGCGATTTGGGAGTCTTGCAGGGTCTTTTCCTCTAGCTTATCCTGGGCTTTCCACCGACACTTTCTCTGAGATTTCTCTTTCCGTTTCTGCTCTGAAAACTGCTGCAGATCCAGCCGCTCACTTAGCAAGGCCACATTATCTATCTTTCGCTCTTGTTGATGCATCTTGCGCTTGATAAGACGCCATTCTTTCAGGGAAATACGAGTTTTCTCCAAATCTCTGGCATGGGCCAAGCCTATATACTCAGATAGCTCAGACTCCTGTGAATAGGAGTAAACCAACACGGTAGAAATATCTCTCGGGTCATACCGGATTTGAATATATTTGTGTGGCAGATTTTTTAGGGCCTTCACCTGATACTTTAAGCACTCAAAATTAAACGACTCATGCTTCTCAACTTTCCGCTTCTTGGTTTTCAACAAGCAAACATCAAGTTTTCGTTCATCGATGATCGGCAGATCACCCAATAGCGAAGCTTGCCAACGCTCTCGTCTCAGGGTATCTCTGACTTTGGGATATTGATGGAGATTGTAATGCTGGGAAAAATAGCGGACCATCAGCTGCTCAAATTCTTCCAAGGTCACACAGGCATTTTTTTCAGCCTCTACAGGGCGAGTTTGAACATTGGAACCCTTATAGCCCAGTAAATGAGATAGCAATTCTGTATTGTTTTTTCCAAACACTGATTCCACGACTCCCCCAGCTTGGGGATATGCGCGCCGCCTGAGCTTGATACCGAGATGAGAAGCAACCTTCTTCAAATGCAGAGACTTAAACTCTTTGGCTCGGTCTGTAAATAGATAATCTGGAATCCCACGTTCAATCCAAGGTTGTTCGAGCTTGTACTCAGGTCCATAGTGCTTGGGAAGCATCGCGTGACGCAAGGCTAGCCCTACCTCAAAGGCTCCAGGTGCTTCAAACCCTACGTAGTAACCCATCAGACAACCAGAGTAGTGATCGACAATGATCGTTAAGAAGGGACAACCAATAATCTCTCCTTTATCATCTACCAGCAGAATATCGGCTTTGGTATGGTCTGCTTGCCAAATCTGGTTGCTATAAGTGACGGGTATATCCCCATCCGTCGTACGAGCAACTTTATTTTTTCCTTGACCTGGGTGCCGCTGGGTTTCCCGAGCTTTCTCAATGTAGGGGGCTAAAACTTTGTAAACGGTGACATGAGACGGATATTCGCCTTGTTTGAGACCTAAATTTAGCTCTGCATGGGCTTTGACGAGGTTAAAGACTTGATTGCGATTGATCCGCAAGCTATTCTTTTGACCCCGCAGATAGGTTTGGACGATAAATTGATGCCACTCTTTGGATATTCTGAATTTACCTTTATCCGCTCTGACCTCTACAGCTAAGCCATCCCAGCCCTTATTTCTGACCCGTTTTAGCGTGCGAATAATTGTGGTTCGATGAACCCTTAAGATCTGGGCTGCTTCTCTAATTTTCTGAGTCTTCAGTCCTTCCGGTGCTCGAAGAATCTCTGAAAGCAGGCGGATTTTCAGATTGGAGGACTCTGCACAAGATTCCAAGACCTGGGGAAGCAGAGAACTATCACGTAAGCTATCGACATCAACAGATTCTTCACTCTCTGCCAATAACTGTGCATCTTTTGCAGTATTTGCAAATTCCATAGGACTTAGCAAAACCTAACCAACACACCGACAAAGGTGCATGTAATTCTTTAAAAGAATACCCCCACTATACAGAGGTGGTGCACTTAAATATTTAATTATGGAGAAAAGTTCTTTATTCGAAAAAGGTTGTATAAGATAGATACAGTAACCAGCTATAGACTCTTCGAAGAGTGCACTAATTCTTTAAATCAGTGCATTTAATTATTTAATGGACAAAATCTATAGTTCGATTAAGGAGTCAGAGTTGGATGCTATCTTAATATTCACGTTCTGCGGATGTAGTTCAGTGGTAGAACGTCAGCTTCCCAAGCTGAATGTCGTCGGTTCGAGTCCGATCATCCGCTTTGACACATGCTCATCATTCTCTACCCTACAAAAGGGTTGATGAGTTTTATCGTACACCCTTCAAAATCGCTTATGTTTCGAGTTGCAATGGCCAAAGGCCGGTCGTAGAACATCGCACTACCGTATTGTTTTGCGATCGCAGCAATCATCATATCGAAGGCATCCACATGTAACCCCTGTTGCAAACAGGTATTACACAACTCACCGTAAGCCAAAGCTGCTTTAGGCTCAAAATTCAATAGTCGATCTCTAAAGCCTGTATCGATAAATATTTCAAATCTACGATGTAAATCTTCGCGCCTTCTGCCTTCAGGCAAGCGACCCAATCCATAATAAATTTCTGCCAAGGTAATCACCGTAATCGCCAGATCCTTTTGATCTTGATCACGCATCCAGTCCAACACCTGTGAAGACGGAGCTGGCTTCATAAGTTCTGACACCACATTCGTATCGAGAATGATCATTCAAGCTCTCGCGGCAGGACAGCAGGATGGGCCTCTAGCTCAACGCCATTGTCTTGGCCAAATAATTGCAGTGCTAAATCAGCAGTATTAGGCTCGGATACAGTCTGAGCTAATGCCTGTCGCAGGATGACACGAGCTTCTTCCTCCATGGAGCGATTATTCTGGGCTGCCTGTACACGCAGCTTCGTTTTGACATCTTCATCTAAATTGCGGATAGTGATGCTGGCCATACAGATGACTCCTGACACTTGATATCATTTTCATCAATGATTGCAATGCCATCAAAAATAAGATGCTAATACTGGCATTTATATTAGAACCCAGCTCAAAGCTTGAGATCATCAGTCATAGCAATTATCAAAAACAGAAATCTCTGTTTATGGGGCAGGTTTGGGGTAAACAAGAAAATCACTCGTCAAAACCCATACAGGGTAAAGGTTTTATTTCAGATTCTCAAACTGAATATCATCGGTTCAAGTCCGATCATCCGCTTATTGGTTATTGTCGTTGTTCGCTTCCCAGGAACTACTGGCGGCTTTCAGCATATTCAATACGAGCAGGGCAAACTTGCGGCCCGATTCTTCATTATCTAAAACGTCTAGGGATAGTTTTTCATGATCAGTCATGGCATCTAATACCGTATCCACCACCTTCTGGGGAAACAGGCCATGCATCACCTGTTCTGGCGTATGGGTCTTAACCTGGGCCATCACATCTTCCTGACGACGGATGCGCTTGGTAATGGTATTGAGAAACTGGACCTGGTCTGCATCACTAATTTCAGCACCAAACAAGTCATTGAGGGACTGAATGATTTCTGAGAGCTTCTTTTTCTCGGGGTCATGGGCTTTGCCAGTACCAATCGCACTGCCTGGCTGCAAAGGATATTCACCTTGATTTTCTGCGAGTCGGAGCTGTTGTTCCTTACGCTTAGTGAGACGGTAGTGGGTTAAAGAAAGTTCAGAAACGTCTATCTGTTCTCGATCTAAACGATCGCGTCGCAGTAGGGGGTAGAGGTGCTTGGTATAGACGCATAGTTGCTCTAATTCCTGATCTTCGTAATCGATAATCTGGGAGAGAAATTCATACAAACGCCCAAAGCTCTGGAGGTTCTTTTTGAACAGGTCGAGTTGGTCAATCTCTTCTCCCGCAGCTTTTAAGGTTGACTCAGCTTGTGTTAGGGCTGCAGTGTTGCTAGTACGTTTTTGCGCCAAGGCTTGTCGGCGGTTGGCGTCAGCCTCTTGATAGCGTTGCTTATAGCGATTGACGGCGGGTTGGCAATGGTAAGCCAGCTTGGCATTGGCAGCTTTGGGGTCAAAGAAGGCCAGGGCAAACGCTTCCACTTCACTCCCGTGATAAATGCCTTCTTCATCTAGGGTATTTTGCAGGTCGTAGAGGAGCTGCGGGTCCGAGACATCTGCGAGTTCTGCCTTGTTGTAGTAAGGCAAAAAGGCTTCCAGAATATCCTGAGGGTCGTTAAAGAAGTCGAGGATAAAGGTGGCTTTGCCAGGGAAGAGGCGGTTGAGGCGAGAGAGGGTTTGTACGCAATCTACGCCGTGGAGTTTTTTGTCCACGTACATGGCGCAGAGCTTGGGCTGGTCGAAGCCCGTTTGGAATTTGTTGGCCACAATCATGACATTATATTCAGCCGTATCAAAGACCTGCCTGATATCGCGCCCCTTGAGATTGGGGTTAAGGAGAGTACTGGTTTCGCGTACCTCTTCCGGGATAGCGTCATCCGGGGGCACCTTGCCAGAAAACGCCACCAGGGGATGCACGTTGGTGTAGCCCTGATCTTGGACATAGGTTTTAAGGGCGAGGTGATAGCAGACTGCTTCTTGGCGACTAGTGGTGACCACCATGGCCTTAGCCTGACCATTGAGCAGATGGGTGACATGCTCGCGAAAGTGCTCAACCATAACCTCCACTTTTTGGCTGATGTTATGGGGGTGCAGACGGACCCAGCGGGCCAGCTTGGTGCGGGCCTGTTTAGAATCCACCTCTCCTTGCTCAGCATGGGGATGGGCAATTTTCCAGGCGGTGGCGTAAGTGGTGTAGTTGAGCAGCACATCGAGGATAAAGCCTTCTTCAATGGCCTGCCGCATGGAGTAAAGATGAAAGGGTTCTGGCTTATTGTCCACGCTGGGAGGCTGATGGGGGTTGGGTGGACGGCCAAAGAGTTCTAGGGTTTTAGCTTTGGGTGTAGCGGTAAAGGCATAGTAGCTGATGTACTGATTGGGTCCCCGCGCCTGTACCGCAGCATCCATTAAGTCTTCGGCACTCAGTCCTTCGGTATCAGGATGGTCACTCCCCAGAATGGCTTTCAGCTTGCTAGCAGCCGATCCGGTTTGGGAGGAATGGGCTTCGTCAGCAATCACGGCATAGCGACCGCTGGCGAGGTCAGGATATTTATCCAGGGCATCAAATAGGGCGGGAAAGGTTTGAATCGTGACGATAATAATGCGGGTTTTGCTGGATAGGGCCTCGGCCAGTTGCTCTGACTTGCTTTGGCTGGTGCCCTCGCGGGTAATGGGAACCACAACGCCCTGGGCATGCTCGAACTGGTAGATGGTGTCCTGGAGTTGGCTATCCAGAACGGTGCGATCGGTAACGACGATGACGGAGCTAAATAGTTTTTGACCGCCGTCGTCATAGAGAGAAGCCAGCTGGTGGGCGGTCCAGGCAATGGAGTTGGATTTCCCGGACCCAGCACTATGCTGAATCAGGTATCGTTGGCCTGCCCCTTCACGGCGAGTAGTATCTATCAGCTGGTTGACCACCTGCCATTGGTGATAGCGAGGAAAAATCAGTTTCTCTTTCGGTTTAACGGAACCGTCAAAATCTTCTTCCTTGGGCTTTTGCAGATGCAAGAACCGACCCAACACCTTTAGCCAAGCATCAGGCTGAAATAGCTGTTCCCATAGGTACGCCGTGGCGTAGGTGTTTTCGGCCTTGGGAGCTGGGTTGCCTGCACCGCCATCCTTCGTGCCCTGGTTAAAGGGCAAGAAAAAGGTGTCTTTGCCTGCCAGTTGGGTGGTCATGGCGACTTCTTGCTGGCTAACGGCAAAATGCACCAGGGCACCACGCTTAAAGGCGAGTAAGGGTTCTGCTGTGCGGGTGAGGGGGTCTTTGACGGGGCGATCAAACCGATACTGGCGTTTGGCGTTGTCGATGGATTGTTTAAACTCGCTTTTGAGTTCTAATGTGGCGGTGGGGATGCCGTTGACGAATAGCACTAGGTCGAGGCGAGGGTTATAGTCACCGGAGCGGGCATGGGGCGAGTAGGATACTTCTGGCACCACCCGCAGGCGATTGGCTTGGTAACGAGCCTGGGTATCGGGGTTCATGCCGTGGTCGGGCTGGAAGCTGCACAGCTCAATTTTGATGCCGGGAATTTTATAGCCATGGCGCAGTAAGTCTAGGGAGCCGTTTTGTTCTAAAGTCCGGACGGTTTTTTGAATTAGGACGCCTGCGGGGTCGGTGGGGTTATTCTTGCAGAGTTTTTGCCAACGGTCGGGCCAGGCGGTTTGGAAGTAGGCCAGCAGGTCTTCGGTATATAGGGCAGTAGTGGGGTTGTAGTTTGCAGACGTGCCGACGAGCCAGCCTTGGGCTTGCAGGGCATTGATGATATCGGTTTGGAAGGCGGCTTCTTTGCTGTCGGCCATAGGGTTTGCCGGGTAGGGGAAATATGCAAATTTAGAGATTGAGTTGCTATGTCGGTTAAATCAGTAGATTTTGAAAGGGATGAGTATTTTTCCGTCGATAGGTGTTGAAGTCTCGCTGATCGACGGAGAGAATACGCCCGTGCCCCAGGTGTTCAGCCAGAATCACCAAGGACGCATCGGCTAGATCCATGGGCAGATTCCGATATTGATTCATCAGATTCAGTATTTGTGTGCAGTGTGTAGGTGTCAAATCGAATACCTGGATAGCACCAGCCGAGACTTTCTTGAGTAAAGCAGCGGGGGCATCGATACCGACCCTTTGCTGCAAGAGGTAGCAAGTTTCTATGATCACAGTGATCACACACCAGGTTGTGATGAATCCTTCTGGCTGGAATTCAGGAAAGCGAGCTATGGCTTGTTGGTGAAATGTATCACGTTTATTTGCGAGTGCTAACCAGAAGCCAGAGTCAATGATGACCATATTTTTTCTCTAGCCCCTCTGCCAGATAGGCTTTGTAATTGACCGATAGATCTTCTTCGGCACTGATACAGCCAATAAGGTCCGACCAGTCTGTATAGTCTGGGGTTGGGACTGTTGGGATTGAGGACGACTGAGGCGTCTGGGTGGCTTGAGAGGGTTGGCTATCTTTTTTGAGGAGCTGGACAAACTGATAGACCTGATTTAGTGCCTCTTGGGGCAGGATTTGGAGGTCTTGCTGGATTTGCTCAAGGGATGCCATTGCGAGAATTGCCGATTGGGTTGGTGAGCGATTTGCTTGCATTTTAGCAATTGGGTTGGTGATCTACTCCATACCTATCGAATTCACGGTTAGGCATCCTTCTCATCTCCTGCAGCATTACTGGTTGTTTAGCCTTTTGTGCAGACTAGCTATTTTCCCAGTCTTCGAGTTGTAGGTCTGGCACTCGTCCGAATTCTCTAGTGTTGTGAGTCACTAGAGTGAGGTTATTGGCTAAGGCGATCGCAGCAATTTGCAAATCGTAGGTGCCGATAGGGGTGCCTGCGGTTTCCAATGCGGCTCGGATTTGTCCACAGACTTCAGCAGCTTTACCGTCAAAAGGCAAGCTCACCAGATCGCCAAAGAAATTACTCAGGTTCTCAAGGTTTTTGGCTCTTCTTGAGCTTTTATAGGCCCCATAGTAAAGTTCATACTTGACGACATCACAGATACAAACATCATCGGCAGAGATGTTGAGCAGACGCTCATAGATAGATTGGCTACTTTGATTGAGGTATCGGATGCAGGTGTTGGTATCGAGTAGGTAAATCACATCAGCACATCGCGCTCTTGCTGCTCACCCTGGGGTGCTCGTTCTAAGGATTCGCCCTGCCATGCTCCAAAGGTCTGGAGAAATTTTTGAGACCATTGGCGTTTGGGTTGATTAGATATTGGTTGGTAGACCAGCAAAATGTCGAGGGCTTCGCCAGAATGATCGGGTAATTGAATTTGAAGGGTGCCGTCTTTGTTGACACGAGCAGTCATTTTTAGGGTTTGCATGGTGTCCATGGATGAAGGGACTAGGGCGAGGCGAGATTGCTTGCATTCTAGCAATTGGGTTGGTGCTCTACTCCATTTTGCACTGGCCCCCCGGCCCCCCTAATTCTGGGGGGAGAGCAGCCTGAAACATTCGATACTTGTGGAGATCAGTGAACAATCTCAATGTTTGAAGGAAGCTATAATTCCTTGGCTGCTGCGGTTATGACTCGTTCCGGCACGGTGGAATGCCCCGACCTACGAAAGCACCGAAATTGTTCAATATTCTCCCCCCAGAGTTGATACCGCTGGCGAAATAAATATTCGTTTACACTGCAAAGCCTCTCACGGCCACCTAAATCCCCCATTCTGGGGGACTTTGAGCCTATATCTGAGCTGGATCATGGGGCCAACAATTTCAAGCATTTTTCTCTCAAATCTAATTTTAAATATCTGTGTGGGAAAACAGGTAAAGTCCCCCACAGGTGGGGGATTTAGGGGGCGAGCGCAATGCTGAAGGCCATAGATATAATCTCTCAATGTAACTGGATGTGAATTTCGCCAGCGGTATCAGAATTGGGGGGCTGGGGGACAATGCAGTGTTAACCATGCAGATTCAGAAGTCTAGGTACACGGTGGCTTTTTCTACTAAAAAATCGATATCGTTATGGGGTTGCTCTTCTCCTCTGGCAACTGACCCAAAAACACGAATACGCTGTGCACCATAGTGTTGACTGAGTGCTAGAACTGCATCGCTTTGGATTCGGAAGGGATCGAGCAGCATGGTTCTATTGTCTAGCAATTGGCTGGGGAAGCGTTGGTGGGGGCTTGCCAGCCTCGGACATCTATTTTCCCTGTCACAGCAGCGGAAATTAGGGCTGAGCGGCGTTCTTGGAGAAGACAGACGTTCTCTTTAGATTGCGATACAAGCTCATTCAAAAGTGATACTTTCTTTTTAATGAATCGACAAATTTCTCTCTGTTCGCTCATTGGAGGCAGGGGCAGAGAAAAAGCGCGCAAATCCCTACATGTAATAGCAGCTTTGGTACTTCCCCAACCTTCTGATTCATAACGAAGCCTAAGATAGTTTGCGGACAACCAATCATGAAGAAAGTCATGAGAAAGATTAATTCCTTCATGCTCAATATATGCAAGATGCTGGTTTATTGTGGCTTCAATTTCTGTAATAGTTGCCATACCCCGAGTCTTACCCTCACCAGTAATAGCTATCAATACAGTTCCTGGCTTGACAATTGGAAGTGCACATTCCTTTAAAGCTTGTTCAGTAACAAACTGATCTGCCTCAATTACCCTCTCTAGATTGACCTTTGAACTATTAAGCCATGGATAATCTCCATTTTCCCAATAAGCAAGATTGTCACGAGATGGAGTACATCCATTCCCTACAAGGCATTGCCATCCAATTCGAGTTATCTGCCAATGCTTGGGTACTTCGCCGAGCCACTCGACGCCGGAGTCCTTCATGGGGGCGGTGGGGTCGAGGCCCTTGGTGACCGCATGGGAAATCACTGCCTGCCGCTTTTCCTTCAGCAGCTCGATCAGCCGCTCCTGCTCCGCGATCAAGGCGTCAATGCGGGCAGTCTCGCGATCGAGAAAACGAGCGATTTGCTGTTGCTCAGAGATGGGAGGTAGCAAGATGGGCATACGAGAATGCTGCTGTGGATCTAGATCCCACTGATTGACACGAATTCCTTTAGAGTTTGATAGATATCCTGCTATGTATTCATTGCATCGGAAAAGATGATGTAGATATCGGGAGCTTTCCTTATTCTGTGACGAATAGACGTGATAGGCAGGACTAACAATTCCTCTATAGTTAGAAATGGCAACAGAGCCTTGCCATGCTTTCATCTTGTTGATTGCAAGATCGCCAACCTCTACAAGTTGATAAGCCGACAAATCATCCGAAGGCTTATTGAAATTGTCTGCTCTGGATGATTTCGGAATTACACCAAAATCGCGATACACAGACAATAACTCTTCCTCTGAATAGCCAGTTCGCTTTGTTCTATTAAACAAGCTCCAAAGAGGCTTAGTTTTCCAATGCTCAGGCACTTCCCCCAACCATTCCACCCCAGAATTCTTATACGCCTCATACCTCGGAAAGCTCATTCGTCCTCAGCCCTCACTACACTATTGCCCCTCAACCAACCCGCCAACTGCTCCACACACACCTCTTGAGACTCACCACTCGCCACCAACCCCAAAAACATAGTCACCGCATCCACTTCAGACGCGCTTAGAGGATGTGTAAAAAGTATCAAACGTACTGCATTCGCCCCCTAAATCCCCCATTCTGGGGGACTTTGACTGTAGATCAATGCTTTGCTCACTTGCCTGTCGAATCTGCTGAAGTACGTTATCTAGATGGTGCATAACGTCTGCGTTGCGGAATCGGATCACGCGGTAACCAGGCTGGTTGAGTTGATCGGT
The Acaryochloris marina S15 genome window above contains:
- a CDS encoding type I restriction endonuclease subunit R, with the protein product MADSKEAAFQTDIINALQAQGWLVGTSANYNPTTALYTEDLLAYFQTAWPDRWQKLCKNNPTDPAGVLIQKTVRTLEQNGSLDLLRHGYKIPGIKIELCSFQPDHGMNPDTQARYQANRLRVVPEVSYSPHARSGDYNPRLDLVLFVNGIPTATLELKSEFKQSIDNAKRQYRFDRPVKDPLTRTAEPLLAFKRGALVHFAVSQQEVAMTTQLAGKDTFFLPFNQGTKDGGAGNPAPKAENTYATAYLWEQLFQPDAWLKVLGRFLHLQKPKEEDFDGSVKPKEKLIFPRYHQWQVVNQLIDTTRREGAGQRYLIQHSAGSGKSNSIAWTAHQLASLYDDGGQKLFSSVIVVTDRTVLDSQLQDTIYQFEHAQGVVVPITREGTSQSKSEQLAEALSSKTRIIIVTIQTFPALFDALDKYPDLASGRYAVIADEAHSSQTGSAASKLKAILGSDHPDTEGLSAEDLMDAAVQARGPNQYISYYAFTATPKAKTLELFGRPPNPHQPPSVDNKPEPFHLYSMRQAIEEGFILDVLLNYTTYATAWKIAHPHAEQGEVDSKQARTKLARWVRLHPHNISQKVEVMVEHFREHVTHLLNGQAKAMVVTTSRQEAVCYHLALKTYVQDQGYTNVHPLVAFSGKVPPDDAIPEEVRETSTLLNPNLKGRDIRQVFDTAEYNVMIVANKFQTGFDQPKLCAMYVDKKLHGVDCVQTLSRLNRLFPGKATFILDFFNDPQDILEAFLPYYNKAELADVSDPQLLYDLQNTLDEEGIYHGSEVEAFALAFFDPKAANAKLAYHCQPAVNRYKQRYQEADANRRQALAQKRTSNTAALTQAESTLKAAGEEIDQLDLFKKNLQSFGRLYEFLSQIIDYEDQELEQLCVYTKHLYPLLRRDRLDREQIDVSELSLTHYRLTKRKEQQLRLAENQGEYPLQPGSAIGTGKAHDPEKKKLSEIIQSLNDLFGAEISDADQVQFLNTITKRIRRQEDVMAQVKTHTPEQVMHGLFPQKVVDTVLDAMTDHEKLSLDVLDNEESGRKFALLVLNMLKAASSSWEANNDNNQ
- a CDS encoding restriction endonuclease subunit S, whose product is MSFPRYEAYKNSGVEWLGEVPEHWKTKPLWSLFNRTKRTGYSEEELLSVYRDFGVIPKSSRADNFNKPSDDLSAYQLVEVGDLAINKMKAWQGSVAISNYRGIVSPAYHVYSSQNKESSRYLHHLFRCNEYIAGYLSNSKGIRVNQWDLDPQQHSRMPILLPPISEQQQIARFLDRETARIDALIAEQERLIELLKEKRQAVISHAVTKGLDPTAPMKDSGVEWLGEVPKHWQITRIGWQCLVGNGCTPSRDNLAYWENGDYPWLNSSKVNLERVIEADQFVTEQALKECALPIVKPGTVLIAITGEGKTRGMATITEIEATINQHLAYIEHEGINLSHDFLHDWLSANYLRLRYESEGWGSTKAAITCRDLRAFSLPLPPMSEQREICRFIKKKVSLLNELVSQSKENVCLLQERRSALISAAVTGKIDVRGWQAPTNASPANC
- a CDS encoding nucleotidyltransferase family protein — translated: MLLDPFRIQSDAVLALSQHYGAQRIRVFGSVARGEEQPHNDIDFLVEKATVYLDF
- a CDS encoding type II toxin-antitoxin system VapC family toxin; this translates as MVIIDSGFWLALANKRDTFHQQAIARFPEFQPEGFITTWCVITVIIETCYLLQQRVGIDAPAALLKKVSAGAIQVFDLTPTHCTQILNLMNQYRNLPMDLADASLVILAEHLGHGRILSVDQRDFNTYRRKNTHPFQNLLI
- a CDS encoding type II toxin-antitoxin system VapC family toxin, whose protein sequence is MIYLLDTNTCIRYLNQSSQSIYERLLNISADDVCICDVVKYELYYGAYKSSRRAKNLENLSNFFGDLVSLPFDGKAAEVCGQIRAALETAGTPIGTYDLQIAAIALANNLTLVTHNTREFGRVPDLQLEDWENS